The Gemmatimonas sp. genomic interval CTCCAGGACCCGGTACCGGAACGCATTGAAGCGCGCCTCGGGATGATCACGCTCCCAGCTCGCGAACGGGTCCCGGGCGCTGAGCAGCCACGCGGCCTCGGCGAGCGGCACGAGTGGCGTCCAGTCGTGTGCCGTGCGGCCGAGTTGGTAGAACGTGTAGGGGAGCGTCTGCTGCAGTCCCAGGTGCGGCGTACCGCTGTACAGGTACTGCAGGTCGAATTGCCGGAAGAAGGTGCGAAAAAGCTCCACGAACAGGGCGCCCACCTGCGGTTCCGGCAGGAGCGTACGCCCGCGCGCGCTGAGCAGGAGCCCCTTGCGCTTGGTGGCCAGCTTGCCGAAGAGCAGGACATGTTTGAGCACCGGAAGCCACCGCACGTCGTCCTCATTGCGCACCGGGAGGGGAGCGAGGTCGAATGCCTCCTCGTTCAGCGCCTCCGTACGCAGCTGTGGTGCCAACTCGGCTACGGCCGCGCGCGTCAGGTTGCCCTTCGGCGTGAGCTTGACCGGCCCGTTGGCGTCGAGGTACGTCATGAGCAGGCGTGCGTCCGCCACGATCGGCACCGCCAGCAGCGCCGCGGGTGCGGCCTCGCCGGAGACCCGGAACGCGCCAGCGGTCGCCCAGTCGCCATACAGGAGCTGCGCCGTCTGGTCAGGGGAGAGCCCTCCCAGTTCCGGCTGAGGAGTGGTGTTGTACTGCTGCATCCGCTGCACCAGACGGGCATTGAGCGCGTCGAGCGAGGAGAAGGGCGCCTCGCGCTCCATCTCGTCGAGCATGGCCTGCAGGTCGGCGGCGTTGAATCGGGAGTTCATGCCATGGAGCCTGTTACCAATGACGGGCGTGCGCCAGTAGCAGACCACCCGCTGGAACCGAGTCCGCCCCCGCGCGCGTTGTTGCGCGTGGTCGTGCGCGGGCGTCGCCGCGTGGGCCTCCCATTTCCGGTTATCGCCCATGCCGTCATTGTCTTCACGAATGTTCCGCCGCGCGGTCCGCCGAGGGTGGGGTGCAGCGGGGGTTGGTGCGTGGCTCGCCGTTGGGCCGGTGTTTGCCCCGTCGGCGGTGGGCGCGCAGCAGGCGATCATCAACCTGCCCTCGGCCGACCAGACGCCGCGCGGCAAGCAGTTCGTCATGCACGAGACGCAGCTGGCGGGGACGAAGCCCACCGCGTGGGCCATGACGCATTTTTACACCTACGGCGTCACTGACCGATTCGAGCTGGCCGCGACGCTGTACAATCTTCGCACACCACGCAGCGACAACGTGACGCTCGGCTTGGGCTTCAAGGGGGCCCAGCGCCTGTTCACCGATCGCCTAGCCCGCCGCGAGGTGCAGTTGACCTACGGCTACATGCTGCCGGTGTCGTTACAGGGGCGCGGGGTGGGCACGTGGGCCTACTCGCATCTCAGTGCGCGTATCCCCATGTTGGAAACGCGCATCACGGCCGGGGGCGGCTACGCGACGCGCCAGGTGCTCGACAAGGACGCGTGGACGCTCCTTGGGGGCATCGAGCAGCCGCTGCCCCACCACTTCGTGCTCGTCATGGAGTGGTTCTCGGGGCGCCACAACTCCTCGAATCTCATTCCGGGGCTCCTGTACCACTCGAAGAACTGGATCTTCGTGGCGGGGTACAAGTTCCCCAATGACCCGGTGGAACGACACGGACTTGTGCTCGAGTTAGGACGGTTCTGGTGACTGCACCGCGTGCTTTTTCAGCGCCCAGTGCGCGCTGGTTGGGGGTCACGCGTCGCGCCGCGAGCGTGGCCACGTTGACGGTGCTTGCCGCCCGTCCGCTGCTGGGTGGCGACCCGCCCGTGAAGAGCGGCGCGCGTGGGCCGGGGTCGGCTTCGCCGGTGCCCGCGGCGGTGAGCGACAACCAGTCGGTGCTGGACAACGCGGTGGTGGGGCGGTTCCCCAGTGCCATGCTGCTCTTCGACGTGGGGGTGGAGGCGGCGCTCAGCCTCAGCATGCTGTCGGCTCCCATCGTGTCCTTCGGGTCTGCGCCTACGCCCACCGCGCCCTATGTGGTGGCCATGCACGACGCGCCGCAACCGGCACTGCCGCCGCTGGCTGTGGGCGATCGGGTGGCGTTCGTGGGGGGGAAAGACCGGGTGCCGTCGCGGATCGTGCGCGGCGTGGTCGTGGCGCGGCGCCACTACATGTTCACCCGTACGCGCGTGCGTCGCACGCAGGCCGATGGCGCGTGGGAGTACGGGTGGGCGTACCTGGTGCAGGTGCCGCTGCGCGATCGCAACCCCAACTCGCGTTTCCAGGGGTGGCTGCAGGGGTTCAGTGTGACGCGGGACCCGGGGGCGGCGGCGCCGGAGTAATCGGCCGGCGTCGACCTCGGGAAGTGCGCGGCACATTACGAGCGGGCTTGAGCCTCGGCCACTACGCCACCGCCGCGGCAAACGCTTGGAACAGGTCACCTGGCAGGGCATGGTACAGACGCCACGTGATTGCCATAGGCGCCTCTCCAACGTGTGACACATACGTTGCCGGGCCAAGAAAGGTGAACGCCCGCTCTCCTGAGTTGAGGCGCGCGAAGAGCCAGATCTGGCTGCCGCGCGCCTCATGCTGTTGATAGCGAAGCCCCGTGGGGCTGCCAGCGCGCGTTGTGGACTGACTCTCCCAGTGAATGAGCTCGCGGCTGATGGCGTAGTCGCGGTAGCGGGTGGTGGGCGAGAACTGACCCTCGGTCTTGTCGAGGGTAAACGCCAATAGATCGGCCGGCATCTGGTCTGCGAAACGAACTCCCTCGCGCCATGTGCTGCCACGCACGTCGGTACTCTCACGGCTGGCCACAAGGATCTCTCGACGCGTGTACCGCGCGTTCACGCGCAGCGGTACGTCGTGGAATCCGTTCAACGGCACTGAGAGGTGCTTCACTCGCCCAGCCAGCACATCACACAGCTCCACCAGCTCGGCGCACACAGCGGGATGAGCCAGTAGCAACTGTGCTCCAACGGCAAACGAAGGTTTGTCGTCTGCAATGCTCTCGAGCAGCTGCGAAAGCAGCATGCGCACCAGACAGCCCTCACGGGTTGCTTCTTCAGCATCCACACTGGCCGGCAACGCGAGCCACGCCCGCCACGCATCGAGTCGTTCTCGATCATCCACGTGCAGCAACCGGGAGAGCGCCTTGCGGAGCGTCTCCTCGAGCGGTCCAGCCGCGGGTACGGCCAATCCGGCACGCTCGCGCATGGCGCTCCACGAGTCGCTACCACCCGCGTAGACCTCCTCCAGCTCGAGCCCTGTCTCGGCCAGGTAGTCGGCGAGCGACACGTTCGGCCGCTGCACCGCCAACGCCATCAGTTCACGTGACCGATCGTTCTTCCGCGACGGAACGCTCTGCTTGATGCTGTCCAGAATACGCTCGCGCGCCACAGGCTCGAGCTGCATCTGGCAGCCTGCCGGGAGGAACGGGAAGCCAAGCTTCACCTGCTCCTCGATCTGGCGCCGTGTCCCGCCGAGGAGGCCGCCAAGACGGCGGTCGAACCGGAACTCCTTGCGATGCTGCCCCACGAAGTCCAGCACGGTACACAGCGCCTTGCCATTCGCCTTGCGCAGCCCTCGCCCCAGCTGCTGCACAAAAAGCACCGGACTGTCCGTGGGGCGCAGCATGAGCAGCGTATCCACTGCTGGCACGTCTACGCCTTCATTGAACAGGTCCACCGAGAACACCACGTTCACGGTGCCCACCGCGAGTTGCCGCAGGGCGTCCTCACGCTCTTCTGCAGGTGTCGTACCATGAACGGCGCGCGCGGCGACGCCATGCTCCGCGAAGACACGTGCCATGTATCGCGCGTGATCGACGCTCACGCAGAAGCCAAGCGCACGGACTGCGTTGAGCGGGCCGAGGTATTCGGCGCACTGCTTGAGCACCTGACGCGCCCACACGTCGGTGCTGGTGATCACCCCGGTCAGTGCTGCGGTGTCATAGCCACGACCGCGCGTCCACGGGATATCGGTGAGATCGAGAGAATCCGTAACGCCGAAGTACGCGAACGGGACCAACCGATGCTGATCGATCGCATCCCACAGCCGTAGCTCGGCTGCAATTCGCCCGTCGAACCACTGCAGGATGGAGAGCCCATCGCTGCGCTCTGGTGTGGCCGTAAGGCCGAGTAGTTCACGCGGCTGCAGGCGGGCGAGTACCCGTTCGTACGACGACGCGGCAGCGTGATGGAACTCGTCGACGATCACCACATCGAAGTGTGTCGGATCGAGGTGCTCCAGGCTGTTCGCGCTGAGTGATTGCACGGACGCGAACACCTGTTCCCATCGCGAGGGGCGGTCACCACCAACCCACCGTTCCCCGAACGAGGGATCACGAAGCGCCTGGGCGAATGTCGCCTGCGCCTGGGCCAGGATCTCCTCGCGATGGGCTATGAACAGCAGACGGCCACGTGGCAACCGGGTGCGAAGCCGGGCATAGTCCACCGCCGCCATGACCGTCTTGCCGGTACCGGTGGCAGATACGAGCAGGTTGCGATGACGGCCCTCCTCTCGTGCGAGCGCGACCTGCTCGAGAAGGCGTTCCTGGAACGGCTCGAGGCGAATCTCCGTGGGTGGGAGGTGGAACGAGGAGGCCGGGCGCTCCCGGCTGGTCGCCGCGGCGAAGCGGGCTGAGTCGTACGGTTCAAAATCCGGCTGCTGCCAGTAGCTCTCAAATACTGCGGCCAGTTTCTCGATGACGGCGCGGTTTCGCGCTTCGGAGACGCGCACGTTCCATTCAAGGCCACTCACCTGCGCGCTGTGCGTGAGGTTGGAAGACCCCACGTACGCCGTACTGAACGCACTCTCCCGGTGGAACAGCCACGACTTCGCATGCAGTCGTGTTCCGGTGGTGTCGTACGACACGCGGACGTCTGCCCCAAGATCCTTGAGCAGCTCCAGCGCCTCGGCTTCGGTGGAGCCGGTGTACACCGTGGTGAGCACCCGTAGCCTGCGGCCGGCCTGTACGTGGCGCGTGAGCGCTTCTCGCAGCGGCCGGATACCTGTACGCCGGATGAACGCCATCACCAGATCGATGCGATCGGCGGAGGCGATCTCCGCCTGCACCTGATGCCCGACGTTGGGTTCACCAGGCGAGTTGGTCAGCAACGTGGTGTCGAGCAGCGGGATGAGCGGTTGCGAAATGTGTTCGGGCGTGCCGTCGGGGAGCGCAGCGCGTACGGCCCTCAGCTGCTGTGGCGGATCAAGCGGCCTCTCCAGCGCAAAGTCGGCCGCGGCGAATCGGGACTCTTTCGCCAGCTCTTCGATCAGCCGCCGCGAAAGGTCGGCACCAAGCTTGGCGCGATCCCTGTCCGGCAGCGCATCAATGGCGCGTTCAATCACTCGGCTCAGGTGCAGCACCAGTCGGTCTGCCGCATCGGCATCGCGCAGGGGTGCGCAATCGGCGCTCAGGTGCGACTCCAGCGCGGCAAGATCGCGCTCCAGGAGACGTGTGACGAGTCGCTCGTGAAGACCGCGGACGAGGCGGGGCATTGCGGGAGGGACGAATGAATCTGCGGATCGAGCCAATGGTCAACCGTGTGCTCCGGCATGCTACGGGGATACCCCCCGTCCGTCCAGGGCCACGCGCTCGGCACCCGTCGCCGCGCCATGTCTGGGACGAACTGTACGGCGCGAGAAGGCGAGCAAGTACTCGTGTGCACAGTTCTCGCAGCGGATGCGCGCGAAGCGCTCGTGGCGGACCGTCTGGTCCCATCCGAGGGCGTCTCGTACTTAGTGCGAGCAGGGACAGGCGGTGTTATGCTTTCCTGCCCGGCGCTCCGCCGGGCTCCCCTGCACGAGTTCGCTGGAACGCAGCGCAGCAGACGACCACCGTGCCGCGCGGCGGACTATCCATCCCCTCGTCCCTCTTAGGAGGCAGTTACATGCAGTTGATTAGATCACGTGTCACGCTCGCGGTGGCATTGCTGCTGTCACTTGCCGGCACGAGCCGGGGGGCAGGGGGCCAGGCAGCAACTGGCGCGGTAACCGGAAGGGTGACCGACCTCGGCACCAAGGGACCGCTGTCCGACGTCCGGCTCCAGGTCGTGGGCAGCGTGCTCGCGGGTCGTTCAGACGCGAACGGCACCTACCGTATCGCCGGCGTTCCGGCCGGGACGTATACCGTGCGTGCGATTCGCCTGGGCTATTCCCAAGGAGTGGCCAGCGTCACGGTAACCGCCGGCGGCACGGCGACGGCCAATTTCGCGCTCAGCGTGGCCGCCACGAACCTCGACGCGATCACCATCTCAGCGACCGGTGAGCAGCAGCGCAAGCGCGAGATTGGGGCCTCCATCAGCCGCATTGACTCGGGCGCCTTCAATCCAGCGACGGTCGCCAACTTCTCGCAGGTGTTGGCCGCGCGTACCCCCGGCATCGTGGTGCAGCAGGGGGCGGGAACGAGCGGCGTTGGTAGCCGTATCCGCTTGCGCGGCGTGACCTCGATCAACCTGTCGAACGATCCGCTGCTGGTGATCGACGGCGTCTTTGCCAACAACAACGTGGGCGGGCTGACCTTCGGCATCGGTGGTGCGCAATCGTCGCGCTTCGATGACATCAACCCGGAAGACATCGAGGACATTCAGGTGATCAAGGGGCCGGCGGCAACCGCGCTCTACGGCACCGGCGCCGCCAATGGTGTCATCCAGATCACCACCAAGCGGGGCAAAGCGGGCAAGGCGCGCTGGAACTTCTACGGCGAGGTCGGCCAACAGGAAACGCGGCTGGACCTGTCGACGACTGGCTCGCTGTCGAACGATGCCCTGCTGCTGGTCAACTACCGTCAGGTCGGGCGAAATGCGGCCGGTGCCCGCGTTGGTGCCTGCTCGCGTGAAGCGCAGGCGCTGCGTACCTGCACGACGCCGGACACACTGTACAAGAACAGCCCCTTCATCAACGAAAACCCGTTCCGTACCGGGGGCAACGAGGGCTACGGCCTCTCCGTCTCAGGTGGCGGGCAGGATGCGCAGTACTACCTCGCCGCGGACATCGAGCAGGATCGCGGCATCTTCGCGCCCAACAACCTCTACCGGCGCAACCTGCGGGCGAACGTGACGGCCAACGTGCTGTCCTCGCTGCAGGCGGTGGTCAATATCGGCTACCTGAACAGCTCGTCGGGCTTCCCGCTCAACGATAACCTCTTTGCCGGCACGCTGTCCGCCGGCTTGCTCGGTGGCGCGTTCGACTGCAACCCGACGACGCGCTCGCGTATCGCGGAGTGCGCGGCCAACAACGACTCACTTTCGCGCGGCTACGTGAGTTCGAACGTGCCGGTGACGCAGTACTTCGTGCAGGAGCAGCAGCAGAACATCCAGCGCCTGGTGCTGGCGAACACGCTGAACTGGACCCCCAAGAGCTGGCTCAAGGGCACGATGCGGGTTGGCGGTGACATTCTCCGGCGCGACGACGCGACCCTGGTGCCGCCCGGCCGCGTGTTTCTGAACGCCGCATCCGTGGAAGGCTCGCGTTTCCAATCCAAGTCCTACATCCCGTCGCTCTCGGCCACGGGCTCGTTGACCAGCACCTTCAACCTCACCGACAGGATTCGCTCGGCGACGACGGTGGGTGGTCAGTATCTCAACGAGCAGGTACGCCGAACGGATGCCAGCGGCGCCGTGCTGCTGCCCGGCACGTCCTCGTTGAACGGCGCGAGCGCCCGCTTCACGGTCAACGAAGTCAACCAGAAAATCGTGACGGTGGCCGGGTTTGCCGAGCAGCGGTTCGAGCTGAGTGACCGCCTGTTCGTCACGGCGGCACTACGCTTCGACGACGCCTCGGTGTTCGGCAATTCAGCGGCGGGGTGGACCTATTACCCCAGTCTGACCTCGTCGTATGTGATCAGCGAGGAGGATTGGTTCCCGAAGTGGGATTTCCTCAATACGCTGCGCTTGCGCGCCGCCTACGGGCGCGCCGGTCAGCGGCCTGGCTTCCGCCAGTCGCAGACGTTCTTCAATCCGGTGTCGGTCAACATCACGGATGCGTCGGCCAACTTGCCGGCGGTCACCATTGGGGGCCCGGTGGGCAATGCCTTCCTGAGCCCCGAGATCACGGCGGAGACGGAAGCCGGCTTCGAGTTCTCCGCGTTCAATTCCCGCCTCTCGGGCGAATTCACCGGATTTCGACGCAACACCACGGATCTGCTCGTGCAGCGTACCCTGGCGCCATCACTCGGTGTCGCGGCCAACCAATTCGTGAATCTGTCGCTGATGCGCACGCGCGGCGCGGAAGGGTCGATCACCGTTCGGCCGATCGACAATGACAAGATCCGCTTCGAGCAGAACATCACGTTCACGACATTCGCGAACCGCATCGTCGATCTGGGATCGGCCGATGGCCAGGTCATCGCGCCGATCGTTTTGGGCACGCAGCAGTTCCGTTCGGGGTTCCCGGCGGGTGGATACTTCCAGCGCCGGATTCTGAGCTACACCGACCACAACAACGACGGGATCATCAGCCGGGTCAATTGTCCGAGCTATGGCGGACTGGCCAACCCCCAGCTGGTGGGTGGCCCCCGCTGCGAGATCGTGCTCTCCGATTCGCTCGACTACATCGGTCAGCCATTGCCGACCCGTGAAATGGCGTTCAATACGAGCGTCACGTTGTTCAAGTCGCTGCAGTTGACGGCGCTGGTGAATTACCGGGGCGGCAACAAGATCTACAACAACACGCGCGAGTTCCGGAACAACGGCGGGTTTGCCAATGGCCCCGACTTCTGGGATCGCAACGCGCCACTGAGTGACCAGGTCAAGTCGACCGCTCGCGCGATGGGCACGAGTGATGGCTACATCGAGGATGCGAGCTTCGTGCGGTTGAGTGAAATCGCCGGCACGTACACGTTGCCGGTGCGCTGGGCGCGGAAGATGCGCGCCGCTGCGGCCTCACTCACGGTTGGCGGCCGCAACCTCGCGCTCTGGACGAACTACACAGGATTCGACCCGGAAGTGTTGTCGGTCACAAGCTCCAACTTCGGCACCCAAGACTTCCTGACCGCGCCGCCGGTACGCCGGATCACGGCGCGTCTGAACCTGACCTTCTAACTCAACCGACCCTTCCCATGAAGACTTCCATGCCTGGGTCGGCGCCACGGGCTCGTGCCCTGCGCCACCTGATGATGGTTCCCCTCGGGGCAGCCTTGCTGACCACTGCGGGTTGCTCGAAGGACAGCCTGTTGGCCGTCGATGACCCGGACGTCGCCACACCCAGCTCGCTGGCGGATCCGGCCGTGCTACCGACCCTGCGCGCCTCGGTCATTTCCGACTTTCAGGTGGCGATGGGCGCCGGCGGTGAGGATGGCGTGATCACGCTCGGCGCTCTCCTGGCCGACGAGTTCATCTGGGCTGAGACCTTCCCGACGCGGTTCGAAATGGATGTGCGCTCTACCAACCCGATCAACGGCACGCTCGACGGGATTTACCGGTCGCTGCAGCGCGCCCGGGCCACCGCCGAGCGCGTGGAGCGCACCTTCGCACAAGTGCAGCCGACGAACCCGTCGCGGGCGGAAGTCCAGGCGCTCGCCGCATTTACATACGTCATGCTCGCTGAGATGTACTGCAACGGCATTCCGCTCTCGACGTTCGACGTCGACGCGGGCACGCCGGAGTTGGGCGAGCCGCTATCCAATCAGGTGCTGTATACGCGGGCGGTGGCCAAGTTCGACTCCGCCCTGGCGCTGATCGGTACGCCGGCGACGCCGACAGCAGAGCAGAGCAGAATTCTGAATCTGGCGCGCATCGGGCGTGGACGGGCGCTGCTCAACCTTGGGCGTTTTGCCGACGCGGCGGCTGCCGTTGCTGCCGTACCGACGAACTATCGGTACAACCTGTTCCACTCCGAGAACTCGGGGCGCCAGAACAACGGCGTATTCCTGCCGACGCAGAATTTCCCCCGCTTTTCGGTTGGCGACAGGGAAGGGATCAACGGCCTGCCATTCGCCACGGATGGAGCCACGGATCCTCGGGTGTTCTCGCCGCGTGGTAATGGTGCGCCCTTTTTCCCGCGCGTTGGTGCGGACAACATCACGTTGATGAACGTTCAGACCAAGTACATGAATCGGTCCGCGACGGTTGTGCTGGCCGATGGCGTCGAGGCGCGCCTGATCGAGGCGGAGAACCAGCAGCGGACCGGTGGTGATTACCTCGTCACGCTCAACACGTTACGTGCCGCGCTGCCAACGCTGATCACGAACGCGGCGCTCCCGGCCGCGTTCAGCCCCCCGGCGATCGCCGCGCTGCCGCCGATGAGCCGGCCGGCCGCCGCATCAGCCGAGGTCGATCAGGTGTTTCGGGAACGCGCCTACTGGATGTTCCTGACCGGGCATCGCCTCGGCGATCTGCGCCGGCTCGTACGCCAGTATGGACGGAACGCCGAGGCTGTTTTCCCAACGGGTGCATTCCACAAGGGCGGCGCCTACGGGGTTGACGTCAACTATCCGGTGCCCTTCATCGAGACGAACAACAGCAAGTTTGTCGCCTGCATCGATCGCAACGCTTAAGAGGAGTCCACGACTCATGACGTATCGCATGCTGTCCGTCGCCGCCTTGGCGACGGCCGTGGGGCTCGCCGCCTGCTCCGAGAGCTACGCGGTCATTTCTGCCTCGGCGCCGGAGAAGACGAACTTCACCACTGCGCTGAGCGGCGCGAACGAAGTGCCGGCGGTCACCACCAGCGCGACCGGGTGGGCCAACTGGGTGCTGGAGGACCCGAACACGCTCCAGTACGAGATTTACGTAGCCGGCATCGACTCGATCACGATGGCCCACTTCCACGCCAACGTGGCCGGGCAGAATGGGCCAATCATGGCGTGGTTCGTTCCAACCGAAGCATCACGTGCGCCGGGTATCGGCAATATCTCTGTTGGCACCTCGGGCGGCATCTTGCGCCAGAACCGTGTGACGCGGGCCTCGTTGCTCATGGTCGCGCCGTTCACCTGGGACTCGTTGGTCACGCGTATGCGGGCCGGATCGACGTACCTCAACATCCATACGCGTCGAAACCCCGGTGGTGAGTTGCGCGGGCAGGTAGGGCCGGGGCGACGGGAGTAGTCCCTCCCTTCAGCATGATGCAGCCAAGCGCCCCGGTCATCGCAGTGATGACCGGGGCGCTTGGCGTCAGGCGCGCAGTTTGAAATTCGACGGGGGGAAGTTGGGAGGTCTCGGGAGTGAACGTTGGAGTTCCCAGGCCTTCGTGGAGAGTCGGGTAACCTACTTGCGCACGCGCACGACGTCGACCGCGCTTGTGGGCCGCCTTATGCTCCTCGGGGCTGACGCCACCAAGGTGGCTGTGCCGACGGGCGTGATCGTAGACGATATCGTTGGAGTCGGCGACGTCCGCCAGCGCGACGTCACGGCTCGAATGGATTCGCTGCCTGATGCGCTCCTATGTCCAGCACGGTTCACGGCGGGCACGGACGTCCGCGATGATCAGCGGGAGGAGCTCCCGGATGAGAGCGACGCTCCAGAGGGCGTGGTCCGCCTGACGATCACCGCCGCGGTTGAGCCGCTGCCGGACGGTCAGGCCGGAAGACGCCTCGACTGGGCTGGCGCTGCACAAGGCCGCGAGTGCGGCCTCGCTCCGGAGCCGTTCGGGATTATCGCCGTCGGTGGAGGCGTGCGGTGCCCGGGTCCGCCTTGCCATGTGGCCTGGCCATCCACAAGACGAGACGACGTGAGGATCGTGGAGGCCCGCCCCCCACGACAGACGGTGCTTGCGTCAGTGACCCGCGCGCCGTAACCTCGCGCCGTGACCCGTACCCGTCGCCTCGCCGCGAGCCTGCTGTGCCTTGCCGTGGCCGCCGCCCCCGCCGCTGGCCAGTCTCGCCCCCTTCGCGTCCTCTTCATCGGCAACAGCTACACCTACTTCAACGACCTCCCGGGGCTCGTGGCCAGCCTCGGCCGCGGCGTGCGCCCGGTGCGTCCGGTGCACACGGAGATGGTTGCCCAACCCGGCGTTTCCCTGCGCGACCACTGGCTGGACGGGGCGGCGCTGGCCGCCATCCGCCGTACCCGATGGGACTACGTCGTGCTGCAGGAACAGAGCATGCTGGGGGTGATGATGGTCCACGGGCGCCCCACGGTAAACGACCCCGACCTCTTCCGCGAGTTCGGCCGCCGCTTCATCCGCGAGATCGCGGCGGCGGGCGCGACGCCGGTGCTCTACCTCACGTGGGCGCGCCGTCCCACCCCCGAAACGCAGGACCGCCTCACGCGCGCGTACGCGGCCCTGGCCGCGGAGACCGGGGCGCGCCTGGCCCCGGTGGGGGTCGCGTGGCAGCAGGCGCGCGCCCAGCGCCCGGCGCTGGAGCTCTTCGACCCCGACGGCACGCACCCCTCCCCCGCCGGTTCCTACCTGGCCGCCGTCACACTTTGGGCCACCATCACCCGCACCCCCGCGCGCGCCCTCCCCGCCACGGTCTCGGGGCGCGTGCTCGCGGATTCCTTTCGCGTGACATGGACCGGCGCCGTGGCGCCGCTGGTCACCCTCGCCGACCGCGACGCCGCTTTCCTGCAGGGCCACGCCAACGCCGCCATCGCCACGGTGGCCTCCCTCCCCACGGCGCCCGTCGCGGGCGCACGCCTCCAGCCACTCCCTGCCGGCACGCC includes:
- a CDS encoding DUF3427 domain-containing protein, with translation MPRLVRGLHERLVTRLLERDLAALESHLSADCAPLRDADAADRLVLHLSRVIERAIDALPDRDRAKLGADLSRRLIEELAKESRFAAADFALERPLDPPQQLRAVRAALPDGTPEHISQPLIPLLDTTLLTNSPGEPNVGHQVQAEIASADRIDLVMAFIRRTGIRPLREALTRHVQAGRRLRVLTTVYTGSTEAEALELLKDLGADVRVSYDTTGTRLHAKSWLFHRESAFSTAYVGSSNLTHSAQVSGLEWNVRVSEARNRAVIEKLAAVFESYWQQPDFEPYDSARFAAATSRERPASSFHLPPTEIRLEPFQERLLEQVALAREEGRHRNLLVSATGTGKTVMAAVDYARLRTRLPRGRLLFIAHREEILAQAQATFAQALRDPSFGERWVGGDRPSRWEQVFASVQSLSANSLEHLDPTHFDVVIVDEFHHAAASSYERVLARLQPRELLGLTATPERSDGLSILQWFDGRIAAELRLWDAIDQHRLVPFAYFGVTDSLDLTDIPWTRGRGYDTAALTGVITSTDVWARQVLKQCAEYLGPLNAVRALGFCVSVDHARYMARVFAEHGVAARAVHGTTPAEEREDALRQLAVGTVNVVFSVDLFNEGVDVPAVDTLLMLRPTDSPVLFVQQLGRGLRKANGKALCTVLDFVGQHRKEFRFDRRLGGLLGGTRRQIEEQVKLGFPFLPAGCQMQLEPVARERILDSIKQSVPSRKNDRSRELMALAVQRPNVSLADYLAETGLELEEVYAGGSDSWSAMRERAGLAVPAAGPLEETLRKALSRLLHVDDRERLDAWRAWLALPASVDAEEATREGCLVRMLLSQLLESIADDKPSFAVGAQLLLAHPAVCAELVELCDVLAGRVKHLSVPLNGFHDVPLRVNARYTRREILVASRESTDVRGSTWREGVRFADQMPADLLAFTLDKTEGQFSPTTRYRDYAISRELIHWESQSTTRAGSPTGLRYQQHEARGSQIWLFARLNSGERAFTFLGPATYVSHVGEAPMAITWRLYHALPGDLFQAFAAAVA
- a CDS encoding SGNH/GDSL hydrolase family protein, with translation MTRTRRLAASLLCLAVAAAPAAGQSRPLRVLFIGNSYTYFNDLPGLVASLGRGVRPVRPVHTEMVAQPGVSLRDHWLDGAALAAIRRTRWDYVVLQEQSMLGVMMVHGRPTVNDPDLFREFGRRFIREIAAAGATPVLYLTWARRPTPETQDRLTRAYAALAAETGARLAPVGVAWQQARAQRPALELFDPDGTHPSPAGSYLAAVTLWATITRTPARALPATVSGRVLADSFRVTWTGAVAPLVTLADRDAAFLQGHANAAIATVASLPTAPVAGARLQPLPAGTPPTWQRLAGDWSGTMRLFDAPVTVTLTVSGTAPRPQLTWREVGTGWSAAYTVAAAALDSAGLSFTISDPRFLAPDAHHRAVLVGDSLVGHAEVGSAMQVPRLVGSWTLTRAGATAPDPMLTEHPTGTDSRAAAVAGELRPCWSGDGRWVYFRGRDGGALWRVAVALGEAVTVGTREQVPGPTRITNALDLECRTGRMAVTVIDGANSEQLLAVPNWRKALRAATSTTGGAR
- a CDS encoding SusC/RagA family TonB-linked outer membrane protein; amino-acid sequence: MQLIRSRVTLAVALLLSLAGTSRGAGGQAATGAVTGRVTDLGTKGPLSDVRLQVVGSVLAGRSDANGTYRIAGVPAGTYTVRAIRLGYSQGVASVTVTAGGTATANFALSVAATNLDAITISATGEQQRKREIGASISRIDSGAFNPATVANFSQVLAARTPGIVVQQGAGTSGVGSRIRLRGVTSINLSNDPLLVIDGVFANNNVGGLTFGIGGAQSSRFDDINPEDIEDIQVIKGPAATALYGTGAANGVIQITTKRGKAGKARWNFYGEVGQQETRLDLSTTGSLSNDALLLVNYRQVGRNAAGARVGACSREAQALRTCTTPDTLYKNSPFINENPFRTGGNEGYGLSVSGGGQDAQYYLAADIEQDRGIFAPNNLYRRNLRANVTANVLSSLQAVVNIGYLNSSSGFPLNDNLFAGTLSAGLLGGAFDCNPTTRSRIAECAANNDSLSRGYVSSNVPVTQYFVQEQQQNIQRLVLANTLNWTPKSWLKGTMRVGGDILRRDDATLVPPGRVFLNAASVEGSRFQSKSYIPSLSATGSLTSTFNLTDRIRSATTVGGQYLNEQVRRTDASGAVLLPGTSSLNGASARFTVNEVNQKIVTVAGFAEQRFELSDRLFVTAALRFDDASVFGNSAAGWTYYPSLTSSYVISEEDWFPKWDFLNTLRLRAAYGRAGQRPGFRQSQTFFNPVSVNITDASANLPAVTIGGPVGNAFLSPEITAETEAGFEFSAFNSRLSGEFTGFRRNTTDLLVQRTLAPSLGVAANQFVNLSLMRTRGAEGSITVRPIDNDKIRFEQNITFTTFANRIVDLGSADGQVIAPIVLGTQQFRSGFPAGGYFQRRILSYTDHNNDGIISRVNCPSYGGLANPQLVGGPRCEIVLSDSLDYIGQPLPTREMAFNTSVTLFKSLQLTALVNYRGGNKIYNNTREFRNNGGFANGPDFWDRNAPLSDQVKSTARAMGTSDGYIEDASFVRLSEIAGTYTLPVRWARKMRAAAASLTVGGRNLALWTNYTGFDPEVLSVTSSNFGTQDFLTAPPVRRITARLNLTF
- a CDS encoding CHRD domain-containing protein codes for the protein MTYRMLSVAALATAVGLAACSESYAVISASAPEKTNFTTALSGANEVPAVTTSATGWANWVLEDPNTLQYEIYVAGIDSITMAHFHANVAGQNGPIMAWFVPTEASRAPGIGNISVGTSGGILRQNRVTRASLLMVAPFTWDSLVTRMRAGSTYLNIHTRRNPGGELRGQVGPGRRE